In Gossypium hirsutum isolate 1008001.06 chromosome A10, Gossypium_hirsutum_v2.1, whole genome shotgun sequence, the DNA window GCCCATCTATGTTTAAAGAAACTATTTTGACAAGTTAAATCTCGTGCAATTAAAAGGTTTGAAAGTAATATAGTCAATAATGTTTCAATATTGATCATATTATCGATATGCTTTTTTCTATTCATAAACTAGAATCACAAAATATAAGTTTCATTTTGATTCAAAAATTGACTTgttttattgataataataattttcaatttgttttgcttGTATCAGCCGAAATTTTATGTATTAGTcaatatatagaaaaatataagATTTTGAGGTCTCAACTTTGACTCTCATCTTTTCTAAATCATGTGTAAATTATATGTCAATTGTCTACGTATCtatttgtatttataatttaaaagagagggagagagttGGTGAAAGAGGAAAAATAGAAACCAAATTATCAAAACTTGGAGAAAAAGAAACACCAAAGGAAGGATTAGAAAATTTCAAAGATGGCATCAATCTTCTCTCACGCcattatttgattatttgttggaaaaagaaagcaaaataaaaatgaccttaatttagttttaaatttgtTATGATGTATTCGATTGCTAACCCGAAACCCGAATATAAGTCTGGCTATTGACTTGCGACCTCAATTTAGACTTCATCAGGTGAAGACATTAGGGGTTCACTGGAATCTCGAGAGTCTAGTTCGCACGTCCCTAGATGTTCGCGAGCATAGGGTACGAAATCAAACAAATAAACCAACAAGCACATGAACCAACGAACATGTGTTAAGTCTAGGATAACATACGTGTCGATATGCATGGAGCCTAACTAGAAGGTCAATTCCATGAATAGTAACTATATCACATAAATTCCCGATTTTTCCCACTAAGATGATACACAACAAAAACACTCAAAGAAATTAATTATAGATCATAAATTAAAGAGTAGTTTTATAGCATCAAAACACATAAGAaagttctattaattttttttaaaaaaacacccaaaacaccaaaatcacaattttgattaattaatacaATTCTTGAAACAAAAACTGATAAAAACAAGTCAAATATGGTTCCAAGAATTAAGCTTACGAATTTCCTCTTCTTGTTGAGCAGCAAAATCGTTGTTAATCCCAAAAGTTTGACGAATTACTTCAACATTCTTGCAAGCTTTGATAAAGTCCCCAACTCGTTTCGTCACTCCATTCAACAAGCTTTCAATTTCCAGGTAATTGGCTGCCATGAAAAGCTCGTGAAGATAATCCATATCAACCTCAAAGAATTTTGATTCCCAATCGCTTAGTTCTTCATCAACAATTTTGTTGTTTTGCTCGACGTGATAATTGGCTTGTTTCCGGCACCCTTACGTTACAATCTCTTTAAGACCAGCCGTATAGACATCAACGAATTCCGGtccctcatcatcatcatcgttgTTGTTGCAGAGGTGGTGTTCAACGTGATAATCAACGTGCTTCTGGCACCATTTGATTACGTTCGTTAACGTAGGCCTTGCTGTTCACCACGGTCGCCATGGTTTTGATGAGCTCAGATTGAATGGCAATGGATTCTTCGACCTCAAAGATTTCATTGTCTTTGCTCTCCAATGCAGAATTCTTGGACAACAACATGGTTgttcttttttcctctttttgGATAGCTTAAGAAAAAGCTTAAAAAGTAGACATACATTGTTTCTGAAGAAAAAAAGGAGGGGGGGGGGTTTATATAATATAACCTTTTTTTTAAGGATTTTGCCCTATTTAATCCTTATTGAAATAGGTTTTATTTTGCTAAAAGAATTAGATACTGAGATTATTTTTTACCatgttttattttactaattccAATATTATAATTCAGGGGTTTTATCGAACAGTTTTATCCATATATTcctatatgtttttaaaaaaattcaagactaataatataaatacatatttcTTTGGGAAAAAGAGGTTTTCTTTGCTTGAAAGAAAAGATAAAAGCCCTTTCTCACTAGCCGACTTCTTGTTGTATTTTGCCGAAGGcaaactaaaaaggaaaaaaaagaaggtaAAAGCCCTAAGATTATTTCTTCAAAAATGATATATAGAGACTTAAGATTATTATTTCTTCCatcatatttaaaaagaaaaaaaagaaagaatccTACCATCATCTGTGAATTCTTTTTATTTCACTTACaattattctaaaatttatgtttatgaacCTACTTCCAGTTGTTCGAGAAAACAACTTTACTGAAGCACATAAAAGAGAGTTCATcttataaaatatcatttaaacatttattaaaccaaCGAAACTATCCCATTATTTCATGCTTATGACTTCCTTGGCCAAAATTAATACCAAAAAAGCACTAGCACTTTCGTTCAAAGCACTGAATTGAGAAACCAATTTGATACCCGTACGTTCAATGTACCATCTTGGCTTTAATTTAACATGAATATGATATGAATACCATATGAATACATAAATGGTAGTGAAACATGGCATACTTGTCGAGTATAATCTTTCACAGTTACAACCAATCATTCAAGTGTGGGCAGATTTAAGTGATGCTAATGACAACTCACAACTGAatgttttaaaatcatatttagaATTGCATCACAGACTAAGAAAGCGTAATACGATATTCACAAACTTGAAATCCCAACTACATAACATTAAAAATACCTAGTAGTTGATCCAGTATCACCATCCTCTGATCATGAAGGTGATGGACGTGGCAGCCGCTTGGCAATTTCCTGCCATGTAGATAATAAATAAACCTTTCAATCCCAATTCATAGAGAAACCTCAAATGTTATTTAGACCCAGGTGTTTGACACAGGCATGCATTGCATGTTGGACACAGGTATTTCCAGAAAACAAAATTGAAGATCCGGACAACAACACAAGTGAAAACAACTCTTAAGTAGGGTTGACAATGCATTCAGATGACAAGAAACCAGTGCCTTGATGGCTAAAGCCATCCATGACATGAGCAGAGGTTATCAATAACAACAAACAAATTAGTAAGGACAAGTATCTGTAAGTTTCCCTGCACATCAAAAGAAACTCCTGCTTGTAGAGTTCTTAAATTCCGATGCCAGTATACCAGATAATTATCCATATTAGAATGCTGCCGACAAGTTTGAGCTATATCATTTTAAAGCTTAAGCTTAAGAACTGATCTTGGACTTTGAAGAATATTTTGATACTTTCAACATTTACTCTAAATGTGAAAGAACAATGGTGCTTAATAACTACGGGCAAACCTACAAGTTATATTGACATAGACTAGAATCTTCCAGGAGATGGCATATTTGACTATACTTAAGTTGCTATCCTTTAGTAATTCTCATAAAATCTTGACCTTATCAATAGTCACAGGATGAGATCTTTCTATGCAAAGTGTTTAAAGAGTATCAATAATTATTATTCAAGTACTATTGCACTTTTGGATTTATCGAAGAAATACCTCAAACAACTGATTTATATTGTCCGCAGTCTTGGCAGATGTCTCAATAAAGAACATCCCATTCTTCTCTGCATAGTCAATGCCATCCTTCAAGAATAAAACAACACGAGTTAGAAGATAACACCAATTGAATAATTCAATATGCATAAAGGTATTTCCGTTCATTTAAATTTGGCACTAACTTGGACTGGTACTTCGCGCTTTTCCTGAAGGTCGGCTTTATTACCAACCAAGGCCATCACTATACCTGGGCTCCCATGCTTTTGTAGCTCCTGTCAGATGAtagaaaacattaattttggcAACTTTAGGGCATAAAAAGTTCCAAGCTTTGACAAAGTTGAAGTGACACGAGTTTTGATAATAGTTTGTTACCTTTCGAATTCTAGAACAAGCAGAATATAaaccaaagttaaaaatttaaaatcatataatagTTTTAACAACTTTAAGGCTTTCGGAAAGAAACGAAAAGGGGGAAGGGCGGGAACAGTGAGGCGAGGGGATGAAGACATTGATGGGTCTTCATTAGAAAACAAAGATGGCTATGGAAATCCATTGTAAAGCAACACTTGCCAGTGAACTTAGAGAAAAGTTAATTATCACTAGTATAAAAGGAAAATTCATAAAAAGGGGGTATCCTAAAGCTgtatcaataacatatgcaatgTGGAACAGGTCCAATGagccaaaacaaaataaattaatctGCACTGACTAGATAATTTGGGTTAGATTCATTCAGAAACCGAATCAATGTTCAAACTCTCAAAGAGGAGTAGCAGGTAGTTAGATAACCCGATTAGACAGTTGTGTTACAATCTTGAGCAGATGCATTGTTCTCAGCATTGCACGTGAGAGATCTAAATTTTCAATCCAATGGCacaattgaaaacatgattttgggaCGACAATAATTACATCATTTGAAATGTACAGTATTttctttataaaagaaaaatcagTCCATACCATGGACAGTACTtcaggagaaaaaaaaaaaaaaaagaagacaaaagACCTTTAGGAAACTTTTCTTTGGCCAAACTATaggaaatttaataataaaaaagaattaagtttcttttggcatatatgataggaaaaaaaatcaaacttgaaCTGCAACACCATCTTACTGAGATTACTAGTTTAAGCCTTTGCAAAGAAATATGAGGAAGATAACCAAAATTTCGAAAAACAAGAAACGACATTAAAATAAGGGCAAGAGGAGCAAAAATCTGGAATTTTAGCAGTTTGCACTATTAAATACCATACATACATTAGTAAATATTAAAGAATGTCACACCAAAGACAATAATAATATTCAGATAGTGTCTCCAAATGCTTTTCTAGAGCCCTTCAGAACTCAAACTTAGATCTTCCATGCAATATGCTATCACAACAAGAATACTGCTCCAAAACCATGTAAAAGCTCATTGTGATGCAACATGCAACCACTAGGCTATACTGTTATTTTGAAAAGTGTTGTCTGAAAATTTTCACATTCTAAAATGAAGAAAGCATAGTAAtccagaaaagaaaaagaaaaatcacaatTGCAAGCTCAGAAACTACCTTAACCCAATACTGTGCTTTGGTGAAGGACTCTGGACTAGTTATATCATACACAATAACTGCAACTCCAGCTCCTCTGTAGTAGAGAGGTGCCAATGCAGCATACCTGAGAGAAACAAAGTAAACAATTAACTCTTTACTGACAAAGGAGtgattatagaaaaataaaatgcacaaaataaactaaattataatCTCAATTATGGTGAAAAATAGATGAGGTCAGAGGATCATAATATAATGTacttttggtatgaaattgatgaatgaaCATGAAAATCGACATGGTATTCGAGAATCATACCTCTCTTGTCCAGCAGTGTCCCATATTTCAAACTTAACAGTAGTTGAATCTTGCAAAGCTATTGTCTGTGACAAGAATGAAGCTCCTACAGTTacctgaaattttaaaagattgacAAATCAAAGAAATCTCATCAGAATATAACTTTTTCATCCTCAGAGATAATATGCTAACACCAATCCGTTAGAATATGGTTGGAGAACATGAAGCTAAAAAAGAAAGCCAGAAGACAATATTATAAGTTGATGGCTTAAAAGAAAACTCCTTACCTTAGATGTAGGGTCAAACTGGCCACGAACAAATCGAAGAACAATACAACTTTTTCCAACTCCAGAATCACCTAACAAGACCAGCTGTGTGCAGCAAAAAGACATCAAAAGTTAGTTGCATAATTAGAAAGTAATTGAAGGAGATCATGGTCATAGTAATTAGTAGTCACAGTATACTAAAGAGATACTTTGTTAAAAATTACAGAATTATCGAAGTTAGTTTTCAGCATTTGCAACTAGGTAATATAGTCAATCTTTTACATAATATTTTCAAGATCAAATGCTAAATAGAAGTCACCAAACATGCTAAACAAATTACCAGGGTCGTCAAGGTGCTGCACCTCAGCACCATGCGGCAAAAATACCTCGGGCCCTTTTGGCTGAGGCGCATTTTTCATTGATTGTACTTATAATAGCAAGAAATGGGAAAATATCAAACACTTCACTGCTCAATGTTCGAATACTCAACCACTAACATGGACCTAAAAGAAATATTTACCTTTACGCGTAGATTTTTGGCATCGGGACCTTCAGGATTGTCCGCGTTGTTAAGTCCAGTGGACCGCCCGGAACTCCGATCTACAACCAATAAAAGAACCGACCAAAAACAAAAAGAACCAAAATTTGAACAACTACTCATAAAAGGGTAATCAAATTCCAAGCAATTCAGCAACACCCAAAGCTAACTACAAAATACCCAATTAAATCACCAACTACCAAACCCAAAATTCCCAAATCAAATTCAACAACGTTTTCACCTCAAAACCAAAGAAATCAACCTAATTACAAAGATCAACCAATCCTATTTGCAGATGAAtaagaaaaaccctaaaaactataaaaaaacccaaaagaaaaaaagaatcgaAAAGAAAATCAAGGTAATTGGGTAGGGATTTTACCTGGGAGAGAAGAAGAGCAACCCATGAAGAAGGATAAATTGCTATAAGTTTCTACgtaataatttgatttaaagCTTTAAAGCAGTGGATAAAAGAACaagattttgaattttgattcctATTTTTGATTGATTTTAGTGCAGAAATGGGCAATGGGCAATTCCTAATTGCTAAAAGGCGTTAATGGCAGGCTGGTAGGATTTTCACTCACCGTAGTCCTTTTAGGCTTTAGCTTTGGGGTCAAATATTGATTTAGCTCATCAATTACGTCCTCCAATTTTCATTTCCAcggaaacttttttttttcttttggtttcattttgcatttttatcggtaaattcattaaattttttaaaatttttgcggatttttttatttatatttgagatttgtgattaaatattaaaaaataatattatttttaaaattcgaatATGTATTCTCTTTTAAGTTCAAGACTTGTTGATAATTAATTGCGcatttttagattatatttggTAGTCCCttctcaactcataaataaaagaataataaatttcAGCATACTCGAACCTACATTCTTATAAATTAATAACAATATCTATGCTAATCTAATTAAGACTCAATCAGTATCCTTCCACTTTTATGTAAGAGGAAAAGTCACACGTAACTATGTTCCAACTGAGATACTCCTAAATGAGAATGATTTCAAATTCaaaaagttgatttttttaattcgAGTCTTTTTAAATTATAATCATGTTTAGttgtaattcattttttttacttgttagaTTGTATTTCGAAAGCTATTAGATGTTATTATAAAAGATATTAAgtctttgaatatttttatttgtgttttatCATGCATGATGTATGGGTCTTCTATCTTAATTTGTGCATAGACTTGTTCATAGGCTACTCATTCAATTTTAAAGGTCCACCCGAAATTTAAGAGGTTTGGACAAAATTATGAGGCTCAAAAAATAGGCTTAGgcaaaaaaaattggtttatttaaaatatgggtcagaCTCGGGCTTGAACATTGAAAGCCCGACCCGACCcgcttttaaatttataatattttatattatgttatttttatatattatgtaatttataatacattaaaaaataaacttatactaaatatataatattactctaatataaacattaaaataatgttaagatgactatataaaattttcaataaataaaaaaataaaattattaatattagataatataatataatatttttaaaaaaatatttaaaatataatatgtatggATCTAAAATGAGCTTGGATTAACTAAAATGAGCTTAGATTAATCTTTTACAAAAATGGATAAGTCTAAGCAAACTTTTAAATCTTTATTTCGAGTTGGGCTAAAtttagataaatataaaatatattaatatcatattcaGACCCAATCTAAACCTGACCCAAATCAACCATCGCAACTCTATTTGTGCGTATAcgttatttcaaatttttataatagtaaatctTTCGAATATTATTGATATGATTTATTTTCTCATTTAGCTATTATTTTAATCTCAGTTGGCTAATACACATAGATATGATTAATTTCCCCATAATTTCCACATGGCGGCGAAATTCAAAGTCCACATAATTGAAAAAGCAAATTAGAACTTATGGATTTTTCTTTGGTTAAATCTGCTTGTGTCCCTAtactttgtaaaatttatggatttaatccctatattttaattagttatttttagttcctatacttttcAAAGTTTAAAATTCCATTCCTCACTATTAACTAAGTTAAGCTTTGTTATTTCTAAAATCCGATGTACTAAACATTTTATCATATCTGTAAtgtcatgttatttttttttatttttgcatattactcaTTAATCCAATTAATGGATTAATGACTATCATTTTGTGTtaaaactgaaatttcaaaatttaaaaagtatcaGGACTTAGAATGAGTCAATTGAAGAATATGGATCAAATCTACAATTGCATCCATAGTACGAAACCagtaattgaatttaatcaaGCCAATTTAAATGTTACTATTTGGGTTagtactaaaattttaaattttgaaaaagtacaatgactaaaattgatcaaattaaagtacatggactaatagTAAGATTTAaccatttttcttctcttttttgaaAAGGTATAATGTCAAATTTGGTATTTGTACTTTCAAAAAATGGCTAATGTGATACCTAAACTATTAATATGTAGTATATTATGGTACTTGTACTGtcataaaatgtccaatgtgatacctgtaacacccctaactcgtatcagtcaccggaatagggttaccaGGCATTACTGAACTTACACATTAGCATTtgtacaaaaccgagtcataaatttgcattccaAATCAAAATTTTGGAATTTCATCAAAaagtccttaatatgggcctacggggcccaatacatgctttggaagtggtttgggatTACACTggcaactttggaaatttatccttgaagataggggcacacgcccgtgtggcttgggacatggtcgtgtggctagcCTATGGGAATCACATGGCTatatggccagcccgtgtggaattatgacttgcaatttcttaagtaCAAAAGGGGCAAACGGCTTGAGTACACTCCCGTgcggctaggccgtgtggtatactgatttttcactatttttaagccattttcacatggttTTGACACATGATCATGTTTAAAACCCATGTCCTTCACATGAccaaacacacggccgtgtcttctGCCCGTGTACTATCTTGACTTCATatttaaggatgcaggggacacacagtcattTCACATGCCCGTGGGCtgtctgtgtgtcacacacggcctagacacacgcccgtgtggacgaaataaGGCTATTTCTTAGCCCTATTTCTCACCCAAGCTTAATCATTTTCCTACataaaaatttacatatatataccagCCAATTTAACCAATTTCCATCATTCAAACTAACATTTCCAACTCTTAACCATACCTTGAAGCTTACTTTTACATTAGTTTGTAAATCATGTTTTATGGAAGGTGATTTGTATCTTGTTGAACATGAACATACCATATTACCTCAAAATAcatattactagccattccaatggctagattgtAAACAAACATGTTACTTCATCATTTGGCctcattagcctatacatgttattatatcaaaatgagtTCATCGTTTATACCAAAATTAAGGAGTTAATAGTGTGATGATAGCTCCGACCCaatccaaccttcacgagctttgagcactataaaataaggaaaaattaacctagtaagcattatatgcttagtaagttcgtataagcaACTACACTTACCATTCATATATATAACAAGTAAATCATACATAAGGCAAtttatccatcaatttagcaGACTAGCAATTATGGTCTATACACAATCATTTAACCAACTTGGTTAGTACAAAAACATTATTacacatagatgagctcatcatgtcatTTCTTCTTATTTCACTTGTTAATACATTTCCGTTGAATCTTTGAATTTCTGATGGACCTTTCCTTTCTAGTTGTACACCCGAAGTACACATTCCCTTTTGAAGTGGTACACACGAAGTGTATATACCCTTTTCAATTTGTACACACGAAGTGCACATAACCTTTTCAAGTGTACAAATATagtgttcttttctttttcaagtagTATACACAgagtatacctttccttttcaagtgGTATACACAGAGTATCCCTTTCCTTTTCAagtggtatacacaaagtatgcATTTTCTTTTCAAGTGGTACATTCCTTTTCATGATGAGATCAAAGGATTATTCTTTCGAAACAACCTTTACTGCAACATATACAGGATCTCATATACACGGTAATCACCTGTCCAATCGGaaatcaatattcaaacggattcatgtaatatttcatcatttacatgTAAATTGCAAATCAACATTGGTTTATTTCATCTACATACCAATTACAAATCATGATGTATGTAATTCaacaatcaattcaacacatttacatgcttaatttagttatacgaacttaccttgacaattgaTCGTATTTACTAATCCGAgactttttctttccctcgatctttttctttgttcgacacttccagatctatataaataaatttaatcataaattctataatctttacattcaatcaagcccatttcaaattttaggcaaaagtaccattttgcccctaaacttttaattaattccaatttcatccctagactcggaaattgaaattcatgcaatttactctttattccaagcttattcaaaattctaatataacttttacagcatatttcataaatttcaaaatttttccaagaatttcactactttgcaatttagtccctacacatgttttcactaaaaatcactttgtaaaagtgatttctctatcaataacctttcatttcctatcataaactttaaatttatagCATATTCATCAATGGGTAATTCTctaaactttgattttctttcaatttaattctctaaactttgattttctttcaatttaatcacccaaataaagaaattaagcattcccgatctcaaaaattttaaaatcactaaaaatgggacatagaacttaccaattcaagcttgagaaatttcctctctctctcctagggtttccatgtattttatgaagaagaagatgatataaaatgagtttaattctatttaatcatttatcatacattatttaattcaatttccaatttagacCTTAACCTTTTtcagtttttccatggatgactcattaaaaatatctacatatttttcatcaatggtctaattgccatataaggacttctCACTTTTAATTCTATAACTATTTAATTCTTATAACTTTTAGAATTTAGCtttgacattttattcaatttagtcctttttgcaattagacacataattgataaaaattttcgataaaaattttcatgcaatattcctatcataatacctatcattttatgaaatttaaataattttattttttggactcagatttgtggtcttgaaaccactattccgatttcaatgaatttgggctgttacaataacTATAATTTGAAAATGTACAATATGATATCTGAACTATCAATATGTGTTTTTATTATGGTACTTGGTATTAACACCATTAGTTGACAATAAAAATTTGGTATGTGGATTTTTTTTTCCAAACCATCAAATCCACAATATAACATTATgcaaaaaaactaaataaaacccaaaaattaaattaaattacaaaaaactAAACATATGTCTAATAAAACTAAACCTATAAACATAGGTGAAGGATTACCAAAAGATAACTAACAAAATATAGCTAACCAAAGCCcttataatatttaaaacaaacctAAAATAAAGGGAAGAGGAGGCAAAGAGTGAAAAAGGACATGAGAAGGCACATAGATTAAACCAAACAATCCATTGCACATTGATTAAATAGAAGCCTAACCCCTAAAAACacgagaaaaaaaatgaagaaatgatATAAGCTAGAGAAAGGAAACAAGAAACTAATAAACTCAAACCTCAAGCAATCTTCCAATAAATGGTCTACTAAATAAACCCAGAGAGAATAAATCTTGAAAAACGGAAGTAAGAGAACTAAAGCTTAACACTTACTAGAGAAATAATCGACGATATGCAGCAAGAAGCAAACTTTTATTATCAAGCAAAGTAGAAGTAAATGGCATTAAGAAAAGGAATAGACGAGGAAAAATAAGCCAAGAAACCCTCATAATCAa includes these proteins:
- the LOC121207708 gene encoding ras-related protein RABF1 produces the protein MGCSSSLPDRSSGRSTGLNNADNPEGPDAKNLRVKLVLLGDSGVGKSCIVLRFVRGQFDPTSKVTVGASFLSQTIALQDSTTVKFEIWDTAGQERYAALAPLYYRGAGVAVIVYDITSPESFTKAQYWVKELQKHGSPGIVMALVGNKADLQEKREVPVQDGIDYAEKNGMFFIETSAKTADNINQLFEEIAKRLPRPSPS
- the LOC107934543 gene encoding SKP1-like protein 11 → MLLSKNSALESKDNEIFEVEESIAIQSELIKTMATVVNSKAYVNERNQMVPEARCRKQANYHVEQNNKIVDEELSDWESKFFEVDMDYLHELFMAANYLEIESLLNGVTKRVGDFIKACKNVEVIRQTFGINNDFAAQQEEEIRKLNSWNHI